A genomic segment from Arcobacter acticola encodes:
- a CDS encoding helix-turn-helix domain-containing protein, whose product MRYISNLNNKTVKELEKIVKNGSSLQLRQRAKSILLSNEGITVKEICKIFNKSTRTVYRWFDRFKEEQIENLSDEIGRGRKPALNENDIDKVKKLIETNSIKETCIALNKESKRVKKVSPQILKRYLKKYTI is encoded by the coding sequence ATGAGATATATAAGTAATTTAAATAATAAAACAGTAAAAGAATTAGAAAAAATAGTAAAAAATGGTAGTTCATTGCAATTAAGACAAAGAGCTAAATCTATACTTTTAAGTAATGAAGGTATAACAGTAAAAGAGATATGCAAAATATTCAATAAGTCAACAAGAACAGTTTATAGATGGTTTGATAGATTCAAAGAAGAACAAATAGAAAATTTATCTGATGAAATTGGTCGTGGTAGAAAACCAGCACTAAATGAAAATGATATTGATAAAGTAAAAAAACTTATTGAAACAAATAGTATCAAAGAGACTTGTATAGCTCTTAATAAAGAGTCAAAAAGAGTTAAAAAAGTATCACCTCAAATCTTAAAAAGATATTTAAAAAAATATACAATATAG
- a CDS encoding IS630 family transposase, which yields MNYSSKKAQILNVLSWSAKDWIDTYYFDESGFSLDSNIPYYWSPIGKPVEIPSNRFAKRINVLGFLNTKNNHLFSKTTITKVDTQVVIDFFNDFVNQITKTTVVILDNASIHTSKLFKAEIEKWEKLGLQLLFLPPYSPELNKIEILWKHMKYHYHKLEAYLSFDNLHKHVKNLLAGFGTNYDINFK from the coding sequence ATGAATTATTCTTCCAAAAAAGCTCAAATACTTAATGTTTTAAGCTGGTCTGCTAAAGATTGGATTGATACATATTATTTTGATGAGAGTGGTTTTTCACTTGATTCAAATATCCCTTATTATTGGTCACCAATAGGTAAGCCAGTAGAAATTCCATCAAATAGATTTGCAAAAAGAATAAATGTTTTAGGGTTTTTAAATACAAAGAATAATCATCTCTTTTCGAAAACTACAATAACAAAAGTAGATACACAAGTTGTTATAGATTTCTTTAATGATTTTGTAAATCAGATTACAAAAACTACTGTTGTCATACTTGATAATGCATCTATTCACACAAGTAAGCTTTTTAAAGCAGAGATAGAAAAGTGGGAGAAGCTTGGACTACAATTATTATTTTTACCACCATATTCACCTGAACTAAATAAAATAGAAATATTGTGGAAACATATGAAATATCACTATCATAAACTAGAAGCTTATTTATCATTTGATAATTTACATAAACATGTTAAAAATTTATTAGCTGGCTTTGGAACTAATTATGACATTAATTTTAAGTAG
- a CDS encoding vWA domain-containing protein encodes MKTISYKEIFEKIRINFLFNHPFLSVLALSIETNYEENKNSAFLTDGFKITIDTKKLKKYSKYEINYLYAHTLLHIVLKHSYRQKTRDSYIWNKSCDLVVNNILYSFENIGTKPDDELLDLTLKDKCVEEVYEISYKKKKEELSKTTPNEKGSVDSYEYDKTKLDLDEVLIKNEKANQEKLDGIIVQALSIAQKSKSFYEGMSIEIDSLIKAEINLSDELKEYLISSFFEKQLSYERPNKRFISNGIYMPGTKKLNDSLNIFIALDSSSSVTLDEYKKFLAIIGEIADSFYEYTIEILPFDLSVRREYIIKFDSFNPLSSDELLIPKSNGGTNFDECVRYLRKSSELRNDSLLIVLSDGEFELNETLLCNTLFIISDKKI; translated from the coding sequence ATGAAGACTATCTCATATAAAGAAATATTTGAGAAAATAAGAATAAATTTTTTATTTAATCATCCTTTCTTGTCAGTATTAGCTTTAAGCATTGAAACAAATTATGAAGAAAATAAAAATTCTGCATTTTTAACAGATGGCTTTAAAATTACAATTGATACAAAAAAATTAAAAAAATACTCAAAATATGAGATAAATTATTTATATGCACACACTTTACTTCATATAGTGCTAAAACATTCATATAGACAAAAAACAAGAGATAGTTATATTTGGAATAAATCTTGTGATTTAGTGGTAAATAATATACTTTACAGTTTTGAAAATATAGGAACAAAACCAGATGATGAACTTTTAGATTTAACTTTAAAGGATAAATGTGTTGAAGAGGTTTACGAAATTTCATATAAAAAGAAAAAAGAAGAGTTAAGTAAAACAACTCCCAATGAAAAAGGAAGTGTTGATTCTTATGAATATGATAAAACAAAATTAGATTTAGATGAGGTTTTAATAAAAAATGAAAAAGCAAATCAAGAAAAATTGGATGGAATTATCGTGCAAGCATTAAGTATAGCTCAAAAATCAAAAAGTTTTTATGAGGGAATGAGTATAGAAATAGATAGTTTAATTAAAGCAGAAATAAATTTAAGTGATGAGTTAAAAGAGTATTTAATAAGCTCTTTTTTTGAAAAACAACTCTCTTATGAAAGACCAAATAAAAGATTTATAAGTAATGGTATTTATATGCCAGGAACAAAAAAATTAAATGATAGTTTAAATATTTTTATAGCTTTAGATAGCTCTTCTAGTGTAACTTTGGATGAGTATAAAAAGTTTTTAGCAATAATTGGTGAAATAGCAGATAGTTTTTATGAATATACAATAGAAATTTTGCCATTTGATTTAAGTGTAAGAAGAGAATATATTATTAAATTTGATAGTTTTAATCCTCTTAGTAGTGATGAATTGTTAATCCCAAAATCAAATGGTGGAACAAATTTTGATGAGTGTGTAAGATATTTAAGAAAATCGAGTGAGCTAAGAAATGATAGTTTATTGATTGTATTAAGTGATGGAGAATTTGAATTAAATGAAACACTTTTATGTAATACTCTTTTTATAATTAGTGATAAAAAAATATAA